Proteins encoded in a region of the Candidatus Dadabacteria bacterium genome:
- the prmC gene encoding peptide chain release factor N(5)-glutamine methyltransferase yields the protein MEIKELYLKSRKSFEENGFECPGVETRAILARSLGTDPLEFYAHPERRVDPERAEAFEELLRRRLAGEPLAYVTGNREFCSRPFIVTRDVLIPRPETETLVELAMKTAGRMKNPRILDLGTGSGCLAVTLALEVRGCEVFASDVSAAALGIADRNARTHGARVRFIRSDLLGCFAESSFDIIISNPPYVSEAEYAELSPQIRGYEPRTALLGGKDGLACIREIAATAGTALREDGFLLLEIGASQAESAERVISGSGFSDIDFKTDIAGVKRVVRATWKK from the coding sequence ATGGAAATTAAAGAACTTTACCTGAAAAGCAGAAAAAGCTTCGAGGAAAACGGTTTCGAGTGCCCGGGGGTCGAAACAAGGGCGATACTCGCAAGAAGCCTCGGCACGGACCCGCTGGAATTCTACGCGCATCCGGAGAGACGCGTGGACCCCGAGCGCGCAGAAGCGTTCGAAGAGCTCCTTCGCCGACGCCTCGCTGGAGAACCCCTCGCGTATGTTACCGGCAATCGGGAATTCTGCTCGAGGCCTTTTATTGTGACCCGCGACGTCCTGATACCGAGACCGGAAACCGAAACGCTTGTGGAACTCGCCATGAAAACCGCGGGACGGATGAAAAATCCACGTATCCTCGACCTCGGAACGGGAAGCGGGTGCCTCGCCGTAACCCTGGCTCTTGAAGTGCGAGGCTGCGAGGTTTTCGCCTCGGATGTATCCGCCGCGGCGCTTGGGATAGCGGATAGAAACGCACGCACGCACGGCGCGCGTGTCCGGTTCATCCGCTCGGATCTTCTGGGCTGCTTTGCAGAATCTTCGTTTGACATCATAATTTCCAACCCGCCTTACGTGTCCGAAGCGGAGTACGCGGAGCTCTCCCCGCAGATAAGGGGCTACGAGCCACGCACGGCTCTTCTCGGCGGAAAGGACGGGCTTGCGTGCATAAGGGAAATAGCGGCCACGGCGGGAACCGCGCTTCGAGAAGATGGGTTTCTGCTTCTTGAAATCGGGGCCTCCCAGGCGGAGAGCGCGGAGAGAGTAATCAGCGGAAGCGGTTTTTCGGATATAGACTTCAAGACCGATATAGCTGGCGTAAAAAGGGTAGTGAGGGCAACTTGGAAAAAATAG
- the murA gene encoding UDP-N-acetylglucosamine 1-carboxyvinyltransferase, whose protein sequence is MEKIVIEGKNRLSGEVSVGGAKNAVLPIMAACILNDGENTISNVPDLADVRTMMKLLETLGARCEYADGELLVDSAGIDRYKAPYDLVKTMRASVLVLGPLVARFKKAEVSLPGGCAIGERPIDQHIKGLRILGTSVQLEDGYVSAVAKKLEGTTVPFDLSTVTGTENIMLLASVCEGETVILNAACEPEVADLANALNLMGAKIEGAGTDIITITGVSSLGPLSGYSVMPDRIEAGTLMIAGALNESDLVIRDCRFEHLGALTGKLLQTGTEIEKNGNSIRVRGTGKIKSIDFSTLPYPGFPTDMQAQMMILMCVADGMSVITENIFPQRFMHTAELRRMGADIKLVGNSAVVRGVREMRGAPIMASDLRASASLVLAGLCGAGRTEVSRTYHLDRGYEKLDEKLRSVGASIWREKE, encoded by the coding sequence TTGGAAAAAATAGTAATAGAAGGGAAAAACAGGCTTTCTGGAGAGGTGTCGGTCGGCGGAGCGAAAAACGCCGTCCTTCCCATAATGGCGGCCTGCATACTTAACGACGGGGAGAACACCATCTCGAACGTGCCGGATCTGGCGGACGTGCGGACCATGATGAAGCTTCTCGAAACCCTGGGCGCGAGATGCGAGTACGCAGACGGGGAGCTGCTCGTTGACTCAGCAGGCATCGACCGCTACAAGGCTCCCTACGACCTGGTAAAGACGATGAGGGCTTCCGTGCTGGTTCTGGGACCGCTTGTGGCCAGGTTTAAAAAAGCCGAAGTTTCGCTTCCCGGAGGATGCGCGATAGGAGAGAGGCCCATTGATCAGCACATAAAGGGGCTTCGAATCCTCGGGACGTCGGTGCAGCTTGAGGACGGGTACGTAAGCGCCGTCGCGAAAAAACTCGAGGGAACCACCGTGCCCTTTGATCTCTCGACCGTTACGGGTACCGAAAACATAATGCTGCTGGCAAGCGTCTGCGAAGGAGAAACCGTCATACTGAACGCCGCATGCGAACCCGAAGTGGCGGATCTGGCAAACGCCCTCAATCTGATGGGAGCGAAAATAGAAGGGGCCGGAACGGATATAATAACGATAACGGGGGTAAGCTCGCTCGGTCCGCTGAGTGGCTACAGCGTAATGCCCGACAGGATAGAGGCGGGGACGCTGATGATAGCCGGTGCCCTTAATGAAAGCGATCTCGTGATCAGGGACTGCAGGTTCGAGCACCTTGGGGCACTCACGGGGAAACTGCTTCAGACGGGAACAGAAATAGAAAAAAACGGGAACTCCATCAGGGTGCGGGGCACAGGGAAGATAAAAAGCATAGACTTCTCCACGCTTCCGTATCCGGGATTCCCGACCGACATGCAGGCTCAGATGATGATACTCATGTGCGTTGCCGACGGAATGAGCGTCATAACGGAAAACATATTTCCGCAGAGGTTCATGCACACCGCCGAACTGCGGAGGATGGGCGCGGATATAAAGCTTGTCGGAAACAGCGCCGTGGTAAGAGGTGTCCGGGAGATGAGGGGCGCCCCGATCATGGCAAGCGATCTTCGGGCGAGTGCCTCGCTCGTGCTGGCGGGGCTTTGCGGCGCCGGCAGGACGGAAGTGTCGAGAACCTATCATCTTGACCGGGGATACGAGAAACTTGATGAAAAACTGCGGTCAGTAGGAGCCAGCATCTGGAGGGAAAAAGAGTGA